Genomic DNA from Streptococcus uberis:
GGTTGTCAATTTTATGGTTATCATGGTGCCTTACCTGAAGAGCAAGTGATTGGTCAAATTTTTAAGCTTGATTTGGAATTAGATGTTGATTTAAAAGCGGCTTCTTTATCTGACCAACTCGAAGATACTGTCCATTATGGTCAGGTATTTGAAAGAGTTCAAAAGATTGTTGAAACACAACGCTTTGCACTCATCGAACGTCTAGCTGGTTTTATATGTGAAGATCTCTTTGAGTATTTTCCAAGCATTAGTGCTATTAAGATTTCTGTTTTGAAGGAAAATCCACCAATTCCAGGTCATTATGATTCTGTGGGTATCGTATTGGAGAGAAAAAGATGACAGCAGTGTACCTTAGTTTAGGAAGTAATCTTTTAGACCGTTATCATTTATTGAAGGAAGCCCTTAATCGACTGTCACAATTGCCAGAAACACATTTATTGGCTAAGTCTTCCATCTATGAGACACCTGCCTGGGGAAATACTAATCAAGGGGATTTTTTAAATATGGCTTGTTATTTAGAAACACGTTTAGAACCTCTCGAATTTCTCCATTATTGTCAATCCATTGAAACGGATCTTGGCAGAATAAGGCATGAAAAATGGGGCCCAAGAACAATTGATATTGATATCTTATTATTTGGTCACCAACACCTTGATACTGAAGAATTACAACTTCCCCATCCTTTTATGAAAGAAAGAGCTTTTGTTTTACTGCCTTTGCTTGAAATAAATCCAGAACTAACCAGTGATGGGAAGAGTGATTTTCTAAAAAACTATTTAAGGAATCTTGATAAACAAGGTATTAAAAAGTATGGTCAAACAGATGAGAAGAACTTTTCATAATTATCGTTATTTTTAACAAAATTTGATATAATAGAGTCGGCTTAATGCCGATTTTTTATTGTAAACAGTATTGATTTGAAAGAAGATTAAGATGATTGAAGAACTTGCCGGTATTGATATCCGGATTAATGAACCCTTAAAAAAATACACTTATACCAAAGTTGGTGGTCCAGCTGACTACTTGGTATTTCCAAGAAATCGTTTGGAGTTAACGCGCGTTGTCAAATATGCTAACAATCATAGTATCCCATGGATTGTCTTAGGAAATGCTAGTAATCTGATTGTTAGAGATGGCGGCATCAGAGGTTTTGTAATCATGTTTAATAAATTGAACATGGTTACAGTTGATGGTTATACCATTGAAGCAGAAGCTGGTGCAAACTTGATTGAGACAACAAAAGTTGCTAAATTCCATAGCTTGACGGGATTTGAATTTGCCTGTGGCATTCCTGGAAGTGTTGGTGGTGCCATTTTTATGAATGCAGGAGCATACGGTGGCGAAATCGCAAACATATTTCTGTCCGCAAAAGTTTTAACACCAGAGGGTGATATTAAAACGATGACTGCTAGAGAAATGGCCTTTGGCTACCGTCATTCGGCTATTCAAAAGTCTGGAGATATTGTTATTTCTGCTAAATTCGCATTGAAGCCAGGTGATTTTGAGCAAATTTCCCAAGAAATGAATCGTTTAAATTACTTAAGACAATTGAAACAACCCCTTGAATACCCTTCTTGTGGATCTGTTTTTAAGCGTCCAGAAGGTCATTTCGCAGGTCAGTTGATTATGGAAG
This window encodes:
- the folB gene encoding dihydroneopterin aldolase; protein product: MDKIVLNGCQFYGYHGALPEEQVIGQIFKLDLELDVDLKAASLSDQLEDTVHYGQVFERVQKIVETQRFALIERLAGFICEDLFEYFPSISAIKISVLKENPPIPGHYDSVGIVLERKR
- the folK gene encoding 2-amino-4-hydroxy-6-hydroxymethyldihydropteridine diphosphokinase — encoded protein: MTAVYLSLGSNLLDRYHLLKEALNRLSQLPETHLLAKSSIYETPAWGNTNQGDFLNMACYLETRLEPLEFLHYCQSIETDLGRIRHEKWGPRTIDIDILLFGHQHLDTEELQLPHPFMKERAFVLLPLLEINPELTSDGKSDFLKNYLRNLDKQGIKKYGQTDEKNFS
- the murB gene encoding UDP-N-acetylmuramate dehydrogenase yields the protein MIEELAGIDIRINEPLKKYTYTKVGGPADYLVFPRNRLELTRVVKYANNHSIPWIVLGNASNLIVRDGGIRGFVIMFNKLNMVTVDGYTIEAEAGANLIETTKVAKFHSLTGFEFACGIPGSVGGAIFMNAGAYGGEIANIFLSAKVLTPEGDIKTMTAREMAFGYRHSAIQKSGDIVISAKFALKPGDFEQISQEMNRLNYLRQLKQPLEYPSCGSVFKRPEGHFAGQLIMEANLKGYRIGGVEVSEKHAGFMINVDHGTAKDYEHLIAHVIETVEHNSGIRLEREVRIIGEQESLNQKEKS